From one Parambassis ranga chromosome 5, fParRan2.1, whole genome shotgun sequence genomic stretch:
- the LOC114435918 gene encoding band 4.1-like protein 1 isoform X3 produces MQDSASDSKMAAKQEQNSKHFDEHKEADDTSEKTSPNKNLKSPQKGSKRLKTVPFKVTLLDSSEFEGEIEKHSKGQTLMDMVCEHLNLLEKDYFGLTFADTDSQKNWLDPSKEIKKQMRNSPWHLAFAVKFYPPDPSQLTEDITRYYLCLQLRDDMLSGRLPCSFVTHALLGSYTVQAELGDYDQDEHGSDYVSDIRFAPNQTRELEERVMELHRNYKGMTPAEAEINFLENAKKLSMYGVDLHHAKDSEGIEIMLGVCANGLLIYRDRLRINRFAWPKILKISYKRSNFYIKIRPGEYEQFESTIGFKLPNHRAAKRLWKVCIEHHTFFRLVSPEPPPKGFLVMGSKFRYSGRTQAQTRQASALIDRPAPHFERSTSKRYLLSRSLDGEFSRPVSSMCENHDSLSHRSISEQRRLRNPSVDEQETELEPSLEQDEEEKEQDQETDQDGNVTPSRKKEIVFLDKSQDVLLKHQASINELKRALREPNSKLMNREKRLSATSPTGTPEKKAFVGRAVGKDPVNSLSVEGFVQKTLVTSPEGSEEWVLIEKQEPYQQDHDWKAEEKNKSLTSDSSWEKKELEKEINITKMIQKEVTGYERKEMKSHIDEFPSAKSSREADVCSEPRRFVVQLSENTDKSQNKPSNASDPEANSDVAPGSRNVKECTSSKPRKKRRPQSLNLGMPAEHIHRKGSSDSSGEEDEGSDSDNNSDKTPQRGDHCESPPVVMKKDDQGLGKDQSVRVYKEQEDISVGESREVSTQETEQVKKKVSQAGTTDMDLGSVNGPGRMEHDSSSAGVKAECVMKVRGKGLIDNKELAEVKLRQVRTHERKISSSGGEDVEGFMGDRGQRTSFHRLSGSNYQSEITRIVPLKPERSKSVACKDERDRTGPEEPCAMRREYRWSVGSPEGSSDLNWTDVSSFHPAFTADLEGVPKTEHPDDGFQSPRGFSESQSFGSKISALPKMAPPAPPVKTQKARESGLILRNSRNAGREPSLDAAKKRHSEPVSTPAIYEEPFADFKKELVERRPQPSAASEEEQERDTVACMRETHLGIERKCSSMTVSSTSSLEAEVDFTVITDLHSGMDDFSKGMSELGERERQPEVGREDFEETSRFYSARLMGSRSKSPIEERLPVEGVHHEPPVAKKDAAAVSVAHKLKSADNKTEMHTNGSEVHGNIMNVSPQIYEVISPQTHAAPKENGSPVKADTQVRESVVSPLTITAESVTSATTTQVTKTVKGGYSETRIEKRIIITGDDDVDQHQALAMAIQEAKQQHPDMLVTKAVVIRETESPTEELQQKTES; encoded by the exons AAACACTCTAAAGGACAGACCCTGATGGACATGGTGTGTGAGCACCTTAACTTACTGGAGAAGGACTACTTTGGTCTGACCTTTGCCGACACAGACAGCCAGAAG AACTGGTTGGACCCCTCCAAAGAGATCAAGAAGCAGATGCGCA ACTCTCCATGGCACCTTGCCTTTGCTGTGAAGTTCTACCCTCCAGACCCATCCCAGCTTACAGAGGATATTACCAG ATACTACCTGTGTCTGCAGTTGAGGGATGACATGCTGTCAGGTCGACTGCCGTGCTCGTTCGTCACTCACGCCCTCCTGGGCTCCTACACTGTTCAAGCCGAGCTGGGAGACTACGACCAAGACGAACACGGCTCAGACTATGTCAGCGATATCCGCTTTGCCCCCAATCAGACTCGTGAGCTGGAGGAGAGGGTGATGGAACTTCATCGAAACTACAA GGGTATGACTCCAGCAGAGGCCGAAATAAACTTCTTGGAGAATGCGAAGAAATTGTCCATGTATGGAGTAGACCTCCATCATGCTAAG GATTCTGAAGGGATTGAAATAATGCTGGGTGTCTGTGCCAACGGCCTGCTGATTTACCGTGATAGGCTGAGGATCAACCGATTCGCCTGGCCAAAGATCCTCAAGATTTCATATAAACGGAGCAACTTTTACATCAAGATAAGACCTGGCGAG TATGAGCAATTTGAAAGTACAATCGGCTTTAAGCTTCCAAACCACAGAGCTGCCAAGAGGCTGTGGAAGGTCTGCATTGAGCATCACACCTTCTTCCG GTTGGTGTCTCCAGAACCTCCTCCTAAGGGTTTCTTGGTGATGGGTTCAAAGTTTCGATACAGTGGGAGGACACAGGCTCAAACCAGGCAGGCCAGTGCCCTTATAGACCGGCCAGCTCCTCACTTTGAGCGCTCCACCAGCAAGAGGTACCTGCTGTCCAGGAGCTTGGATGGAG AGTTCTCCCGGCCGGTATCGTCCATGTGTGAGAACCATGACAGCCTGTCCCACCGCAGCATCAGTGAACAGCGACGTCTCCGCAACCCCTCTGTGGACGAACAGGAGACTGAGCTGGAGCCCAGTCTGGAACAGgacgaggaggaaaaagagcaGGACCAGGAGACGGACCAGGATGGAAATGTAACTCccagcagaaagaaagagatcGTG TTTCTGGATAAGTCACAGGATGTCTTGCTGAAGCACCAGGCCAGCATCAACGAGCTGAAGAGAGCCCTGAGGGAGCCCAACAGCAAGCTGATGAACCGCGAGAAGCGTCTGTCAGCAACCTCGCCGACTGGCACACCAGAGAAGAAGGCT TTTGTGGGCCGAGCAGTGGGAAAGGACCCTGTTAACAGCCTCTCTGTTGAGGGTTTCGTCCAGAAGACTCTGGTGACTTCACCTGAG GGCTCTGAGGAGTGGGTATTGATTGAAAAACAAGAACCTTATCAGCAAGACCATGACTGGAAggcagaagaaaagaacaaatcTCTCACATCTGATTCTTCATGGGAGAAAAAGGAGCTGGAAAAAGAGATAAATATTACCAAGATGATACAGAAAGAGGTAACAGGGTAtgagagaaaagaaatgaaaagccATATTGATGAATTTCCATCAGCAAAATCCTCCAGAGAGGCAGACGTATGCTCTGAGCCTCGACGCTTTGTGGTTCAATTATCTGAGAACACAGATAAATCTCAAAATAAACCCTCTAACGCCTCAGACCCTGAGGCGAACAGTGATGTGGCCCCAGGCTCCCGCAACGTAAAGGAATGCACATCTTCCAAACCAAGGAAAAAGAGGAGaccccagagcctgaacctggGAATGCCCGCAGAGCACATCCACAGGAAGGGAAGCAGCGACTCTAGTGGAGAAGAAGACGAGGGCTCAGACTCAGACAACAATTCTGACAAAACACCTCAAAGAGGAGATCATTGTGAGTCTCCCCCAGTGGTGATGAAGAAAGATGATCAGGGATTAGGGAAGGATCAGTCAGTCAGGGTCTATAAAGAACAAGAGGATATATCAGTAGGAGAAAGCAGGGAGGTCTCCACCCAAGAAACAGAGCAGGTAAAGAAAAAAGTGAGCCAGGCTGGCACAACAGATATGGATTTAGGCTCAGTGAACGGACCTGGGAGGATGGAACATGATAGTTCATCAGCAGGTGTTAAAGCAGAGTGTGTGATGAAGGTGCGAGGGAAGGGCCTTATTGACAATAAAGAGCTAGCAGAGGTGAAACTTCGACAGGTCAGGACCCACGAGAGGAAGATCAGCAGTTCTGGAGGAGAGGATGTTGAGGGTTTCAtgggtgacagaggtcagaggacgTCTTTCCATCGGCTGTCAGGCAGCAACTACCAGTCAGAAATAACCCGAATCGTACCTCTCAAGCCAGAGAGGTCAAAGAGCGTGGCATGTAAGGATGAAAGGGATCGCACAGGGCCGGAGGAGCCCTGTGCGATGAGAAGAGAATACCGCTGGTCGGTGGGCTCTCCAGAAGGATCCTCAGACCTCAACTGGACTGACGTCTCCTCCTTCCATCCAGCATTCACAGCAGATCTGGAGGGTGTCCCTAAAACAGAACATCCAGATGATGGCTTTCAGTCTCCAAGAGGATTTAGTGAGAGTCAGTCATTTGGCTCAAAGATTTCAGCGCTTCCCAAAATGGCTCCCCCAGCCCCGCCGGTGAAAACACAGAAGGCCAGGGAGTCTGGACTAATACTGCGGAACAGCCGAAATGCCGGCAGGGAGCCGAGCCTGGACGCAGCCAAGAAGAGACACTCG GAGCCCGTCTCCACTCCTGCTATATATGAAGAGCCATTTGCTGACTTTAAG AAAGAGCTTGTGGAGCGGAGGCCTCAGCCGAGTGCAGCCtctgaggaagagcaggagcGGGACACGGTGGCCTGCATGAGGGAAACCCACCTGGGCATCGAGCGCAAGTGCTCCAGCATGACGGTGAGCTCCACGTCCAGCCTGGAGGCTGAGGTTGACTTCACCGTCATCACAGACTTGCACTCCGGCATGGACGACTTTTCTAAGGGCATGTCTGAGCTAGGAGAGAGGGAGCGGCAGCCGGAGGTGGGCCGGGAGGACTTTGAGGAGACCTCCAGGTTCTACTCTGCACGTCTAATGGGGTCCCGGAGCAAGTCCCCGATAGAGGAGAGGCTTCCTGTGGAGGGAGTGCATCATGAG CCTCCGGTGGCAAAGAAAGACGCCGCAGCTGTGAGTGTGGCCCACAAGCTGAAGAGTGCCGACAACAAGACGGAGATGCACACAAATGGGTCAGAAGTCCATGGCAACATCATGAATGTCTCACCACAG ATCTATGAAGTCATCAGCCCCCAGACTCATGCTGCCCCTAAAGAAAATGGCTCCCCT GTAAAAGCAGACACCCAGGTGAGGGAGTCTGTTGTGTCCCCTCTGACCATCACCGCTGAAAGTGTCACCTCAGCAACCACAACACAAGTTACCAAG actgtgAAAGGAGGCTACTCAGAGACCAGGATCGAGAAAAGGATCATAATCACAGGAGACGATGATGTGGACCAACATCAG GCGCTCGCCATGGCGATCCAGGAGGCTAAGCAGCAGCATCCTGACATGTTGGTGACAAAAGCAGTGGTTATCAGGGAAACAGAGTCTCCCACTGAGGAgctacagcagaaaacagag TCCTGA